From the Vibrio alginolyticus NBRC 15630 = ATCC 17749 genome, one window contains:
- the pgsA gene encoding CDP-diacylglycerol--glycerol-3-phosphate 3-phosphatidyltransferase, which produces MRLNIPNILSLLRLFLIPVFVVVFYLPYSWAPFAAAMVFWVAGFTDWLDGMLARKLGQTSRFGAFIDPVADKVLVATALILITEHYHSIWVTIPAVTMIAREIIISALREWMAEIGKRASVAVSWVGKVKTVSQMFALWVLIWRYDEWMVWLGFAALYVATFLTYWSMIQYLAAAKDDLLNEEHH; this is translated from the coding sequence ATGCGTTTGAATATCCCGAACATTCTGTCTCTTCTTAGACTGTTCCTAATCCCTGTTTTTGTGGTTGTCTTTTATCTACCTTATTCATGGGCACCGTTTGCAGCAGCAATGGTGTTTTGGGTAGCGGGTTTTACTGACTGGCTTGACGGCATGTTGGCCCGTAAACTTGGCCAAACTTCTCGTTTTGGCGCGTTTATTGATCCTGTCGCTGATAAAGTGCTAGTGGCAACGGCATTGATTCTAATCACGGAACATTATCATTCAATTTGGGTGACCATTCCTGCGGTAACGATGATTGCGCGAGAAATCATTATCTCAGCATTGCGAGAATGGATGGCTGAAATCGGTAAGCGAGCAAGTGTTGCGGTATCTTGGGTTGGCAAAGTAAAAACTGTTTCGCAAATGTTCGCCTTATGGGTGTTGATATGGCGTTACGATGAATGGATGGTTTGGCTAGGCTTTGCGGCCTTGTATGTGGCAACTTTCTTGACATATTGGTCAATGATTCAATATTTGGCTGCTGCGAAAGACGATCTGTTGAATGAAGAGCACCATTAA
- a CDS encoding pyridoxal phosphate-dependent class III aminotransferase, producing MSTAFEVDSNIANIFSSQVPIVEGTYDLTPDQVLIDQAEHESEVRSYPRRLPIAIKQAFGCLVEDTRGQIFLDCLAGAGTLALGYNHPEINQALKEQLDSGLPYQTLDIATSAKTTFIQSVKSFLPQELSENSVIQFCGPSGADAVEAAIKLAKQTTGRNTMFAFRGAYHGMTNGTMGMMGNLGTKARRTGLMSDVHFMPFPYNLRCPFGLGGDEGAKASIRYIDRLLNDDESGIMKPAAIIVEPVQGEGGVVPAPAFWLRELRRICDEHGILLIFDEIQCGVGKTGYNFAFEESGIVPDILCLSKAIGGGLPMSLLVINKQHDTWKPGEHTGTFRGNQLAMVSGAKALEIIQRDNLVEHANIAGQYLRYGLESIQKRVNCIAEVRGKGLMLGVEIKTPNGELNKFGEPQADSELTLSIQRAALERGLIVEKGGREGAVIRFLPPLIISFEQIDFALRVFEDAILAAGGSHIEIQPQDEWKKHFIHTGEMGSNEFASVMNHTTTAMKSVFEQVAAPYSGMDPKALEAAIHDVDLDNGNAPLKTVIDDAAELVAKNAIFTQHPDCIAHLHTPPLMPAIAAEAMIAALNQSMDSWDQASSATYVEQKVVNWLCDKYELGEKADGIFTSGGTQSNQMGLMLARDWIADKLSAHSIQKLGLPEYADKLRIVCSKKSHFTVQKSASWMGLGEKAVMTVDANADGTMDVTKLDEVLNQAKAEGLIPFAIVGTAGTTDHGAIDDLDFIADMAAKHDMWMHVDGAYGGALILSSQKARLKGCERAHSISVDFHKLFYQTISCGALLVNDKSNFKFLLHHADYLNREHDELPNLVDKSIATTKRFDALKVFMTMQSVGPKALGDMYDHLLEQTLEVADMIRDNKHFELLAEPSLSTVLFRATHESADLDELNKTLRLEALTRGIAVLGETIVDDKTALKFTILNPCLTTADFESLLSKINTLAAELV from the coding sequence ATGAGCACTGCCTTTGAAGTCGATAGCAATATCGCAAACATTTTTTCGTCTCAGGTTCCTATCGTTGAGGGAACGTATGACTTAACGCCAGATCAAGTATTGATTGATCAGGCTGAGCATGAATCTGAAGTACGTTCTTATCCACGTCGTTTGCCGATCGCAATTAAACAAGCCTTTGGGTGCTTGGTTGAAGATACGCGTGGACAGATCTTTCTAGACTGCCTTGCTGGGGCAGGCACTCTAGCTTTGGGGTATAACCATCCTGAAATAAACCAAGCTCTGAAAGAGCAATTAGATTCAGGACTGCCATATCAGACGCTAGATATTGCAACATCAGCAAAAACGACGTTTATTCAATCTGTTAAGTCTTTTCTTCCTCAAGAGTTAAGCGAGAACAGCGTTATCCAATTTTGTGGCCCGTCTGGAGCTGATGCGGTTGAAGCTGCTATCAAGCTCGCGAAACAGACTACCGGTCGCAACACTATGTTTGCCTTCCGCGGCGCATACCATGGTATGACTAATGGTACGATGGGGATGATGGGTAACTTAGGCACGAAAGCTCGTCGAACTGGTTTGATGTCGGATGTGCACTTTATGCCTTTCCCATACAACCTGCGTTGTCCTTTTGGGCTTGGCGGTGATGAAGGTGCGAAAGCAAGTATTCGCTATATCGATCGTCTTTTAAACGATGATGAGTCAGGCATTATGAAGCCTGCCGCGATTATCGTGGAGCCAGTGCAAGGTGAGGGTGGTGTTGTTCCTGCGCCAGCATTCTGGCTACGAGAGTTACGTCGTATTTGTGATGAACACGGTATCTTACTGATCTTCGATGAGATCCAGTGTGGTGTTGGTAAAACTGGCTACAATTTCGCGTTCGAAGAGTCGGGCATTGTTCCAGATATTCTGTGTTTATCAAAAGCAATTGGTGGTGGATTACCAATGTCGCTATTGGTTATCAACAAGCAACATGATACATGGAAGCCGGGCGAGCACACAGGTACATTTCGTGGTAACCAGTTAGCCATGGTCTCTGGTGCGAAAGCATTAGAAATTATCCAACGTGATAATCTTGTTGAGCATGCCAATATTGCGGGTCAGTACTTGCGCTACGGCCTTGAAAGTATTCAAAAGCGTGTGAACTGTATCGCAGAGGTTCGTGGCAAAGGTTTGATGCTAGGCGTGGAGATTAAAACTCCAAACGGTGAGCTCAATAAATTTGGTGAACCTCAAGCGGATAGTGAACTCACACTTTCTATTCAACGCGCAGCACTCGAGCGTGGCTTGATCGTTGAGAAAGGTGGACGCGAAGGCGCAGTAATTCGTTTCCTTCCTCCTCTTATCATCTCGTTTGAGCAAATCGACTTTGCTTTACGTGTATTTGAAGACGCGATTTTAGCCGCTGGCGGTAGTCACATCGAAATTCAGCCACAAGATGAATGGAAGAAGCATTTCATCCACACTGGAGAGATGGGCAGCAATGAATTTGCTTCGGTGATGAATCACACTACTACGGCAATGAAGTCAGTGTTTGAACAAGTGGCTGCACCGTATTCAGGTATGGATCCAAAAGCATTGGAAGCAGCGATTCACGACGTTGATCTTGATAATGGAAATGCGCCTCTTAAAACCGTTATCGACGATGCTGCTGAGCTGGTCGCGAAAAACGCAATTTTTACTCAACATCCAGATTGTATTGCTCACCTGCATACTCCACCTTTGATGCCAGCGATTGCGGCAGAGGCAATGATTGCGGCTTTGAACCAGTCTATGGACTCATGGGATCAAGCTTCATCAGCGACTTATGTTGAACAGAAAGTTGTGAACTGGCTATGCGATAAATATGAGTTAGGTGAAAAAGCGGACGGTATCTTCACGAGCGGCGGCACGCAAAGTAACCAAATGGGCTTGATGTTAGCGCGTGACTGGATTGCTGACAAACTCAGTGCACACTCAATTCAAAAGCTTGGCCTTCCTGAATACGCAGACAAGCTACGTATTGTATGTTCAAAAAAATCCCACTTCACGGTTCAAAAATCAGCGTCTTGGATGGGGCTGGGTGAAAAAGCGGTCATGACTGTCGATGCTAATGCCGATGGAACGATGGATGTCACTAAATTAGACGAAGTTCTCAATCAGGCCAAAGCAGAAGGTTTGATCCCATTTGCCATTGTTGGCACAGCGGGCACAACGGACCACGGTGCTATTGATGACTTAGACTTTATCGCCGATATGGCAGCGAAACATGACATGTGGATGCACGTCGACGGTGCATACGGTGGAGCTCTGATTCTAAGTAGCCAAAAAGCGCGTCTGAAAGGTTGTGAGCGTGCACATTCCATCAGCGTAGACTTCCATAAGCTGTTTTACCAAACCATCAGTTGTGGTGCGCTATTGGTAAATGACAAGTCTAACTTTAAATTCCTGCTTCACCATGCAGACTATTTGAACCGCGAACACGACGAACTACCGAACTTGGTGGATAAGTCTATTGCGACAACTAAGCGTTTTGATGCGCTCAAAGTGTTTATGACGATGCAAAGCGTAGGGCCAAAAGCACTAGGCGATATGTATGATCATTTGCTTGAACAGACGCTTGAAGTGGCGGACATGATTCGAGATAACAAACACTTTGAGTTGTTGGCTGAACCATCACTATCTACGGTTCTGTTCCGAGCGACACATGAATCAGCGGATCTTGATGAACTGAACAAAACGTTGCGCTTAGAAGCGTTAACACGCGGTATCGCGGTATTGGGTGAAACCATTGTCGACGATAAAACTGCATTGAAATTTACGATTTTGAACCCGTGTCTGACGACGGCGGACTTTGAATCTTTGCTCTCAAAAATCAATACGCTAGCGGCAGAGCTAGTTTAA